One window from the genome of Streptomyces sp. NBC_01476 encodes:
- a CDS encoding 5'-methylthioadenosine/S-adenosylhomocysteine nucleosidase family protein: MPKDLVVILTALNLEYEAVRRELASPQVHRHERGTRFEVGTVPGTSCRVALGLTNKGNHPAAVLAERAIQEFSPVAVLFVGVAGALWDTTRLGDVVMATHVYAYHGGTSEDDGLKARPRVWEAAHGISQLGSYLARKGGLAGETPDGQDSPQVHFGAIAAGEVVQNSRISAEAKWIRQHYNDALAIEMEAAGVAQAGHLSGSPVAIIRGISDRADGTKSNTEDRNWQPLAAANAAAFAMRLAAELIGEQEQIAMSRDDGAGRLTEHVRNTARASTVGIMASSVTGSSVYLNSRPTISSRADLAAELDSFREHLRRHHAAGALDDDTYQEAQAELDTAGRAAKETASGLPKQVPMALKKLRGLIADCPELVAGLAPLIVAAGTLP, from the coding sequence ATGCCGAAAGACCTGGTGGTAATACTCACCGCCCTCAATCTCGAGTACGAGGCGGTGCGCCGGGAACTGGCCAGTCCGCAGGTGCACCGTCATGAGCGGGGCACGCGGTTCGAGGTGGGCACTGTGCCCGGCACGTCGTGTCGTGTGGCACTGGGCCTGACAAACAAAGGGAATCATCCCGCTGCAGTGCTCGCGGAGCGCGCAATACAGGAGTTCTCGCCTGTGGCTGTGCTGTTCGTTGGCGTCGCCGGTGCCCTGTGGGACACCACCAGGCTGGGCGACGTGGTGATGGCGACCCACGTGTACGCGTATCACGGCGGGACCAGCGAGGATGACGGGCTCAAGGCGCGTCCTCGGGTGTGGGAGGCGGCGCACGGCATCAGCCAGCTGGGCTCGTATCTGGCCCGCAAAGGCGGCTTGGCCGGTGAAACGCCTGATGGCCAGGATTCGCCTCAGGTGCATTTCGGTGCCATCGCCGCCGGTGAAGTCGTGCAGAACTCGCGGATTTCCGCCGAAGCCAAGTGGATCCGGCAGCACTACAACGACGCACTCGCCATCGAAATGGAAGCCGCCGGTGTGGCGCAGGCCGGTCATCTCAGCGGGTCGCCGGTGGCCATCATCCGCGGCATCAGCGACCGGGCAGACGGTACAAAAAGCAACACGGAGGACCGCAACTGGCAGCCACTGGCCGCAGCGAACGCGGCGGCGTTCGCCATGCGGCTGGCAGCGGAACTGATCGGAGAACAGGAGCAGATCGCAATGTCCAGAGACGATGGGGCCGGCAGGCTCACCGAGCACGTCCGCAACACCGCCCGGGCCAGCACCGTGGGGATCATGGCCAGCTCCGTGACCGGGAGCAGCGTCTACCTGAACTCGCGGCCCACGATATCGAGTCGGGCGGACCTGGCCGCGGAACTGGACAGCTTCCGCGAGCACCTGAGGCGTCACCACGCTGCCGGCGCCCTCGACGACGACACCTACCAGGAGGCGCAGGCCGAACTGGACACCGCCGGCCGTGCGGCAAAGGAGACCGCTTCCGGGTTACCGAAGCAGGTGCCCATGGCATTGAAGAAGTTACGCGGTCTTATCGCAGACTGCCCTGAGCTGGTAGCCGGGCTGGCACCGCTGATCGTTGCGGCGGGCACACTGCCATGA
- a CDS encoding NUDIX hydrolase, with product MQTDIWSPPPVLLAVDLVILTLREGRLCALLVERGEEPFAGMPALPGGFLSHSGESILDAAHRELSEETALDAGRLHLEQLATYGDAGRDPRGRVVSVAHLAIAPGLPEPVAGTDARGASWVLAETVLSGQVKLAFDHSRIVADGIERARTKLEFSALATAFCGELFTITELQQVYEAVWGTELDTRNFYRKVQGVKGFIVPAGLGRRTTGGRPARLFRAGPGTALSPPLIRPAASTTEEEEE from the coding sequence ATGCAAACAGACATATGGTCACCACCGCCCGTGCTGCTGGCGGTTGACCTCGTGATCTTGACGCTGCGTGAGGGGCGACTGTGCGCCCTGCTCGTGGAACGGGGTGAGGAGCCCTTTGCGGGCATGCCGGCGCTGCCCGGGGGTTTCCTCAGCCACAGCGGTGAGTCGATCCTGGACGCCGCGCACCGCGAGCTGAGCGAGGAAACCGCTCTGGATGCCGGGCGGCTGCATCTTGAGCAGTTGGCCACCTACGGGGACGCAGGCCGTGATCCGCGGGGACGGGTTGTTTCCGTGGCTCATCTGGCGATCGCGCCAGGACTTCCTGAGCCGGTCGCGGGAACGGACGCCAGGGGTGCTTCGTGGGTTCTTGCGGAGACCGTCCTGTCCGGACAGGTGAAACTGGCTTTCGATCACAGCCGGATCGTGGCGGACGGGATCGAACGTGCGCGTACGAAGCTCGAGTTCTCGGCGCTGGCCACGGCGTTCTGCGGAGAACTGTTCACCATCACCGAGTTGCAGCAGGTGTACGAAGCGGTGTGGGGCACCGAGCTCGACACCCGTAATTTCTACCGGAAAGTCCAGGGCGTGAAGGGATTCATCGTCCCTGCCGGCCTGGGGCGCAGGACGACAGGTGGGCGGCCCGCGCGGCTGTTCCGGGCCGGGCCGGGGACTGCCCTGTCCCCGCCGCTGATCCGGCCTGCGGCGTCCACGACGGAAGAGGAAGAGGAATAG
- a CDS encoding type II toxin-antitoxin system RelE/ParE family toxin — protein MSDGWEIEIEPEVRHWLDNLSDRDYLQAEHAAERLLDAPTTLSEPYARHLGDGLRELRFSLGHDGNAVRLTYWLAPRRRIVLLTVFRKARMREDAEVDRAKQARKLCEAEDHTAHDEFTRDATKGEGP, from the coding sequence ATGAGCGATGGCTGGGAGATCGAGATCGAACCGGAAGTCCGGCATTGGCTGGACAACCTGTCCGACCGCGACTATCTCCAAGCTGAACATGCGGCTGAACGTCTGCTCGACGCACCGACCACTCTCTCCGAGCCGTACGCGCGACACCTGGGCGACGGGTTACGCGAACTCCGATTCAGCCTGGGTCATGACGGCAACGCCGTCCGTCTGACGTACTGGCTCGCGCCCCGTCGCCGGATCGTGCTGCTGACCGTGTTCCGCAAGGCGCGAATGCGGGAGGATGCGGAAGTGGATCGTGCCAAGCAAGCCAGGAAGCTCTGTGAAGCTGAGGATCACACCGCTCACGATGAGTTCACTCGCGACGCCACGAAGGGAGAAGGACCATGA
- a CDS encoding helix-turn-helix domain-containing protein, with the protein MNHARWKLARERKVAEGYSEPPEVEAMRTEIRMAFDLGQAVYDRRTELGISQTELARRARMTQPQVSKLELGGTVPTLPLLARLAGALDASLNIALDGETSTVEFIAHAA; encoded by the coding sequence ATGAACCACGCCCGGTGGAAGCTCGCCCGCGAGCGGAAGGTCGCGGAAGGCTACAGCGAGCCTCCTGAGGTCGAAGCGATGCGTACCGAGATCCGCATGGCCTTCGACCTCGGGCAAGCGGTGTACGACCGCCGTACCGAGCTGGGCATCTCCCAGACCGAACTCGCCAGGCGTGCCCGCATGACGCAACCCCAGGTCTCGAAGCTCGAACTCGGCGGCACCGTCCCCACCCTTCCCCTGCTCGCCCGGCTCGCCGGCGCACTCGACGCGTCGCTCAACATCGCTCTCGACGGCGAGACCTCCACCGTCGAGTTCATCGCGCACGCTGCGTGA